The Sphingomonas sp. G-3-2-10 DNA window GTCGAAGCGCCGGTCATGCCCGCGCCCGACTCCGCCACCGCCTGCATCATGATCGCGGCTTCGGTGATCCCCAGCCCCGATCCGCCGACAGACTCCGGCATCGCCACGCCCAGCCACCCGGCGTCCGCCATCGACTTGTAGAAATCGAGGCAGGGTTCGCCCGAGCGATCATGCTCCAGCCAATATTCGTCGGGGAATTGCGAGCAATGGCGCAGCACCGCCTCGCGGATATGCTGCTGATCCTCGGTAAGTGCGAAATCCACGATTGATGCCCCGGCTGCGGTCCAACGACGCATCGGCGGTAGCAGCCACTTGGCCCCCACACAACGGGATTTGTACCGATATACGTTCAATGAACGAAAATACGGATAGCATCGCGCAGCGAGCCGGGCTAGGCCACGCTCCGGAAATGTGGAGAATTGCGATGGGCGGCGTGGGTCAGGGACCGTTGGCGGGCGTGCGGGTGATCGATCTCACCAGCATGGTGATGGGCCCCTATTCGACGCAGATCATGGCCGACATGGGCGCCGACGTGATCAAGATCGAGCCGCCCGCTGGCGACGCCACGCGCTATATCTCGGTCGCGCCCGCCCCGGGGCTCGCCGGCGTGTTCGTCAACGTGAATCGCGGCAAGCGCAGCGTGGTGCTCGACCTGCAAAGCGACGCGGGCAAGGCGACGCTGCGCGAACTCATCGCCGGGGCGGATATCTTCATCCATGCCATGCGGGCCAAGGCGATCGCGAAGCTCGGCTTCGACTATGCCTCGGTCGCGGCGATCAAGCCCGACATCGTCTATACCAATTGCTACGGCTACGGGCATCGCGGGCCGTATCGCGACCAGCCAGCCTATGACGACACGATCCAGGCCGAATGCGGCCTGCCCGCCGTGCAGCAGATGCTGACCGGCGAAGCGAATTTCGTCGGCGCGATCGTCGCCGACAAGGTCGCGGGGCTCACCGCCGTCTATGCCACGATGATGGCGCTGTTCCACCGCGAGCGCACCGGCGAGGGACAGGAAGTCGAAGTCGCGATGTTCGAGACGATGGCGTCGTTCATGCTGGTCGAGCACGCCAATGGCGCGCTGTTCGATCCGCCCTTGAGCGCCGCCCACTATCCCCGCGCGGTCTCGTCCAATCGCAAGCCATACCGGACGAAGGACGGGCATGTCGCCGCGCTGATCTACAACGACAAGCATTGGGCGCTGTTCGTCGATGCGGTGAAGCCCGCATGGGCCACGCCCGACTATGCGAAGCTCGAAGCGCGGGCGAAGCAGATCAACCATATCTACGGCCTGCTCGCCGAAACCTTCCTCGAGCGGACCACCGCCGAATGGCTCGAACTGCTCGGCCGGCTCGGCATCCCCGCCGCGCCGCTGCGGACGCCCGACGAGCTGTTCGAGAACCCGCATCTCAACGAAGCCGGTTTCTTCGAGACGGTGGAGTCGCCGCACGGCAAGGTTCGCTTCCCCG harbors:
- a CDS encoding CoA transferase — translated: MWRIAMGGVGQGPLAGVRVIDLTSMVMGPYSTQIMADMGADVIKIEPPAGDATRYISVAPAPGLAGVFVNVNRGKRSVVLDLQSDAGKATLRELIAGADIFIHAMRAKAIAKLGFDYASVAAIKPDIVYTNCYGYGHRGPYRDQPAYDDTIQAECGLPAVQQMLTGEANFVGAIVADKVAGLTAVYATMMALFHRERTGEGQEVEVAMFETMASFMLVEHANGALFDPPLSAAHYPRAVSSNRKPYRTKDGHVAALIYNDKHWALFVDAVKPAWATPDYAKLEARAKQINHIYGLLAETFLERTTAEWLELLGRLGIPAAPLRTPDELFENPHLNEAGFFETVESPHGKVRFPGIPTWFSRTPGKITGSAPALGADTDAVLAEITKN